In Bradyrhizobium sp. WBOS07, the genomic window CTGCGGGTGATGAAGTAGCGGCTGGCTCGCGTACTAAAGATCCAGCACGACCTCGCCCGACACGGCGTCGGTTACGCCGCGTCCGTTGCCCTGGTCTTCGAGCACCGACCTGAAGCTGTCGAGAGTCTTGATCATCGCAGGACGCGCCGCGACCATCGCATCCTGGCTGGCCCAGGTGCCGATCAGACAGAAGGTCTGCTCGCCGGTCTTGATGATGACGCCATGCTCGAGGCCGGGCCATTTGGC contains:
- a CDS encoding DUF718 domain-containing protein; the encoded protein is MQVYNVVKFKVKQGEAAAFLDAHRNGKAKWPGLEHGVIIKTGEQTFCLIGTWASQDAMVAARPAMIKTLDSFRSVLEDQGNGRGVTDAVSGEVVLDL